The following proteins are encoded in a genomic region of Thermus sp. LT1-2-5:
- a CDS encoding ABC transporter permease, which yields MERAASSTGLALALRQFRRHRLAVWGGRILLVLYLMAAFAGFFSPYDPNYYELYPPKGYHPPTRIHFVDPETGRITRPFVYATRRTIDPVSLQPRYEEDPTQGKFYIRFFVRTPDQPYTLFKVFRSDLRLFGVDAPGKIFLMGTDNFGRDLFSRVVYGGQVSLTIGILSALVSFALGLLLGGIAGYFSGRPFALSLPPRAWRGVGWFLGPLSLALWLGVAGGALYLAWSFARLSPGQDAFSLLVDGIVLLLATGAVFLILRRVFRESLRLDPDDLIMRTVEIIAAIPSLFLLISLRAVFPTNIDPLFTFYLVVGLLGFIGWGGLARVVRGIVLSVREMDYVQAARALGASDGRIIARHVLPATASYVIVSLSLTIPGFILGESGLSFLGLGVTEPYTSWGLLLQAAQQGGFASFTDRPWVLWPGFFIFLAVLSWNFLGDGLRDALDPRRRR from the coding sequence GTGGAACGCGCGGCTTCTTCCACCGGCTTAGCCTTGGCTCTGCGCCAGTTCCGCCGCCACCGCCTGGCGGTCTGGGGCGGGCGGATCCTCCTGGTGCTCTACCTGATGGCCGCTTTCGCCGGTTTCTTTAGCCCTTACGATCCCAACTACTACGAGCTCTACCCGCCTAAGGGGTACCACCCGCCCACCCGTATCCACTTTGTGGACCCGGAAACCGGCCGGATTACCCGCCCCTTCGTCTACGCCACCCGGCGGACCATTGACCCGGTGAGCCTCCAGCCCCGATACGAGGAGGACCCTACCCAGGGGAAGTTTTACATCCGCTTTTTCGTGCGTACCCCAGACCAGCCCTATACCCTTTTCAAGGTTTTCCGCTCCGATCTGCGGCTTTTTGGGGTGGATGCGCCGGGCAAGATTTTCCTGATGGGCACCGACAACTTTGGCCGCGACCTCTTTAGCCGGGTGGTCTACGGCGGCCAGGTTTCCTTGACCATCGGCATCCTTTCCGCCCTGGTTTCCTTTGCCCTGGGGCTTTTGCTTGGGGGCATCGCTGGGTACTTTTCCGGAAGGCCCTTTGCCCTTTCCCTGCCCCCTAGGGCCTGGCGGGGGGTGGGGTGGTTCTTGGGCCCTTTGAGCCTGGCCCTATGGCTCGGGGTGGCGGGAGGGGCCTTGTACTTGGCCTGGTCCTTCGCCCGCTTGAGCCCAGGGCAGGATGCGTTTTCCCTCCTGGTGGATGGGATTGTGCTCCTTTTGGCTACGGGTGCGGTGTTCCTCATCCTGCGCCGGGTTTTCCGGGAGTCTTTGCGCCTTGACCCCGATGACCTCATCATGCGCACGGTGGAGATCATCGCCGCCATTCCCAGCCTGTTCCTCCTGATCTCCTTGCGGGCGGTTTTCCCCACCAACATAGACCCCTTGTTCACCTTCTACCTGGTGGTGGGGCTTCTGGGGTTCATCGGCTGGGGTGGCTTGGCTAGGGTGGTGCGGGGTATTGTGCTTTCCGTGCGGGAAATGGACTACGTGCAAGCGGCCCGGGCCCTAGGGGCCTCGGATGGGCGCATCATCGCCCGGCACGTCCTTCCCGCCACGGCGAGCTACGTGATCGTGAGCCTATCCCTCACCATCCCCGGCTTTATCCTGGGGGAAAGCGGCCTTTCCTTTTTGGGCCTTGGGGTGACGGAGCCTTACACCAGCTGGGGGCTCCTGCTCCAGGCGGCGCAACAGGGCGGCTTCGCTTCCTTTACCGACCGTCCTTGGGTGCTTTGGCCGGGGTTTTTCATCTTCCTGGCCGTGCTTTCTTGGAACTTCCTGGGGGATGGGCTTCGGGACGCCTTGGACCCGCGGAGGAGGCGGTAG